One region of Thermococcus celericrescens genomic DNA includes:
- the csa5 gene encoding type I-A CRISPR-associated protein Csa5 yields MTEYEGIVKMLRFFVQTRNFSYVDRIGNALNPEPVEVALLEALRAFRSIRESASVDENGGRYIEKDGNKILLPGIPSGEEVMGFLKDVRSDTGVAKLVATLALAYPSKKENSGGDV; encoded by the coding sequence GTGACTGAGTACGAAGGCATAGTGAAGATGCTGAGGTTCTTTGTGCAGACGAGGAACTTCAGCTATGTGGACAGGATTGGGAACGCACTGAATCCAGAACCTGTCGAGGTAGCGCTTCTTGAGGCTCTCAGAGCATTCAGGTCGATTAGAGAAAGTGCCTCCGTCGATGAAAATGGGGGAAGGTACATCGAGAAAGATGGCAATAAGATCCTCCTGCCTGGCATTCCAAGCGGTGAAGAGGTGATGGGGTTTCTCAAAGATGTCCGCTCGGATACGGGAGTTGCCAAACTCGTGGCGACCCTCGCCCTCGCGTATCCTTCGAAGAAAGAAAACTCCGGAGGTGATGTGTGA
- a CDS encoding CRISPR-associated endonuclease Cas3'', which translates to MEDHIKRGLEIIEGLYLRRDYGAFLAQVLRVEQKFAEELLRKAYALHDVGKCLEEFQKRREKFGFHEFYSALIARDVFKKYGETGEIASIAILLHHHDWVRSGSPKKPNNLRLCEDCLSLIKELSGERLPPKIPWEEWIEFNSGVEKVFRKNLKGVYSLLLPLTVADNYAAATNRGGKKSLLGREIFEVLNVRGWNLARGLSGGL; encoded by the coding sequence ATGGAAGATCACATAAAGAGGGGCCTTGAGATCATCGAGGGGCTGTACCTTCGCAGGGATTACGGCGCATTTCTTGCACAGGTTCTGAGGGTCGAGCAAAAATTCGCCGAGGAACTCCTGAGGAAGGCCTACGCCCTCCACGATGTTGGAAAGTGCCTTGAGGAGTTCCAGAAGAGGCGGGAAAAGTTCGGGTTCCATGAGTTCTACTCCGCCCTTATAGCGAGAGACGTCTTCAAAAAATACGGAGAAACCGGGGAAATAGCGTCCATTGCAATACTTCTCCACCACCACGATTGGGTCAGGAGTGGAAGCCCCAAAAAGCCAAATAATCTCAGACTTTGCGAGGACTGTCTGTCTCTTATCAAAGAACTGTCGGGAGAAAGACTCCCTCCAAAGATTCCATGGGAAGAGTGGATTGAGTTCAACAGTGGAGTGGAGAAAGTATTCAGGAAAAACCTGAAAGGCGTCTATTCACTTCTGCTTCCCCTGACGGTAGCTGACAATTACGCCGCAGCAACCAATAGGGGAGGAAAGAAAAGCCTCCTTGGGCGGGAGATCTTTGAGGTTCTAAATGTAAGGGGGTGGAACCTTGCTCGTGGTCTTTCCGGTGGGCTTTGA
- a CDS encoding AbrB/MazE/SpoVT family DNA-binding domain-containing protein — protein sequence MPVTKVTRNYQITLPAEIRKALGIKEGELLEVELEGERIVIKRFRRERPTLKLGRPITPEEIERGIQEGMEECMQ from the coding sequence ATGCCTGTGACAAAAGTAACCCGAAACTATCAGATAACGCTCCCCGCAGAAATTAGAAAAGCTCTCGGAATTAAGGAGGGAGAGCTGCTTGAGGTTGAGCTTGAGGGAGAAAGGATAGTGATAAAACGTTTCAGAAGAGAACGTCCAACCCTCAAGCTTGGCAGGCCAATTACCCCTGAGGAAATCGAGAGAGGTATCCAGGAGGGTATGGAGGAATGCATGCAGTGA
- a CDS encoding PIN domain-containing protein, with protein sequence MHAVIDTNVLIYDTFSDNPFHENGRMLLESLDKWYIPSLVLQEYLWFFKREKKSLQTAKKMIEWYISDPRFRGLEMSHEIILHALKILQDYNRSLSHINDAIILSHAVLKGFPLATFDVKLRKLAQTVGINVLPEYVR encoded by the coding sequence ATGCATGCAGTGATCGACACCAACGTTTTGATTTATGACACCTTCTCGGATAATCCCTTCCATGAGAACGGCCGGATGCTTCTGGAGTCCCTTGATAAATGGTACATCCCCTCGCTTGTACTCCAGGAATACCTCTGGTTCTTTAAGAGGGAAAAGAAGTCTCTTCAGACAGCTAAGAAAATGATCGAATGGTACATATCTGACCCGAGATTCCGGGGTCTGGAGATGAGTCATGAAATCATACTTCACGCCCTCAAGATACTTCAGGATTACAACCGATCCTTAAGCCATATTAACGATGCCATAATCCTTTCCCATGCCGTTTTAAAGGGGTTTCCACTTGCCACTTTTGACGTCAAACTAAGAAAGCTGGCCCAAACGGTCGGCATCAACGTTTTACCCGAATACGTAAGGTGA
- the cas8a2 gene encoding type I-A CRISPR-associated protein Cas8a2/Csx9 translates to MLLEALASYPYEGLTRELLALGMSWVVMETGLEPDEEELSDALEGALNSLGSRVKIHTSKMGRNDRSSFDKVLQAWFGRSAPETYGELFELVASETIKLLREGKIDPRESLSTIKTDKNGTYLGVAYKGEQAILPAIIKQPEYYERQSGFLSPTTGQKAQIRMDPLWFSFIALGFFTSFAGFIGGKYYLMTKPGIEGFWPHEVEKVIEKGLLLLTGAGASGRISLSTEELYEMKLAMKLAEEGKNVVEEVYPVTLHLISLEGQVYTELKTVQLNLAGLSEYMKEYLNRVGAVTIGGLPLLVELKDGKATIQKYPLWALVDIAEKELRKGVNGDGEMLAYIFVKDLYRAINSGRKEVIRDAVFRLFRQGRALLEGSGRASGEFRKVMRTFMWQEHLEVLL, encoded by the coding sequence TTGCTTCTTGAGGCCCTCGCAAGCTATCCCTACGAAGGCCTGACCAGGGAACTACTTGCATTGGGCATGTCATGGGTTGTAATGGAGACGGGACTTGAGCCCGACGAAGAAGAGCTCTCCGATGCATTGGAGGGCGCGCTGAACTCCCTCGGAAGCAGGGTGAAGATCCACACCTCAAAGATGGGCCGAAACGACAGGAGTTCCTTCGATAAGGTTCTACAGGCCTGGTTCGGTAGGAGTGCTCCCGAAACCTATGGGGAGCTCTTTGAGCTTGTGGCCAGTGAGACCATAAAACTGCTCCGGGAGGGTAAAATCGATCCCAGGGAGTCCCTATCCACTATAAAAACGGACAAAAATGGGACTTATCTTGGGGTGGCATACAAGGGAGAGCAGGCCATTTTGCCGGCAATAATCAAACAACCAGAGTACTACGAGCGCCAGAGTGGGTTCTTAAGCCCAACAACCGGCCAAAAAGCCCAGATACGTATGGATCCGCTGTGGTTCTCTTTCATAGCCCTCGGCTTTTTCACGAGCTTCGCAGGATTCATAGGAGGAAAGTACTACCTGATGACAAAGCCAGGGATTGAGGGCTTCTGGCCCCACGAGGTTGAGAAGGTTATTGAGAAGGGCCTCCTTTTACTAACGGGTGCCGGAGCATCGGGCAGAATTTCCCTGAGTACTGAGGAGCTCTACGAGATGAAGCTGGCGATGAAGCTCGCCGAGGAAGGGAAAAACGTCGTCGAAGAAGTCTATCCAGTAACTCTGCACCTGATAAGCCTTGAGGGCCAGGTTTATACCGAGCTTAAGACCGTACAGCTCAATTTAGCCGGACTGAGCGAGTACATGAAGGAATATTTGAACAGGGTAGGAGCAGTCACCATCGGGGGTCTCCCCCTCCTCGTGGAGCTCAAGGATGGAAAAGCCACGATCCAGAAGTACCCCCTCTGGGCCCTTGTGGACATTGCAGAAAAGGAGCTCCGAAAGGGCGTCAACGGCGATGGCGAGATGCTGGCGTATATCTTCGTCAAAGATCTGTACAGGGCCATCAACAGCGGAAGAAAAGAGGTGATCAGAGACGCCGTTTTCAGGCTGTTCCGTCAGGGCAGGGCTCTCTTGGAGGGCAGCGGGAGAGCGAGCGGGGAGTTTCGGAAGGTCATGAGAACGTTTATGTGGCAGGAACACCTGGAGGTGCTCCTTTGA
- the cas3 gene encoding CRISPR-associated helicase Cas3' — protein MKAFKKALQKLAEAKRFRPEKRPLLEEAFHLITSSENPPFLILQAPTGYGKTLLSFALTVHSLRDASIFDRVIHVLPMRSIIEDIQKTADEAFGFSRTKMMGSSGEFLHLFPLNITTADTFTRDLLKLNTKKRHRIKAGREFGYDYLTQASILTSLVIFDEAHFLLEDASMVTAFLAIVEFLTSQKIPIVVMTATLSEAHGKIFEKYAKKNGYDFHVLSPKEDDPFIERELKKDIEIMFDSGNPLNFIEPGKKNAIIVNSVKRAVELFNKARNNPDIWPEGRRIMLIHGRMTPSHKRELIKRLREWKNEGNFLLIGTQAVEAGVDFSVDLMVTDRAPINSLLQRFGRVARYGSEMKAEIIVLEDAPCGPYLGDKVERTVKLMKEHQILPRVPDTYQAIVTEVHGKKPVSITRNVNRELKGRLFRLMVDPTKRAPQVLSTIESLTASGTPIMRGFLIPLSVGDEAVLITPSKLVELYSKRRVEINGWKGGIQSLKDAYNIAKSIALGEEVDVVFMGEYDWERGIP, from the coding sequence TTGAAAGCTTTTAAGAAGGCACTACAGAAGCTCGCAGAGGCAAAGAGATTCAGGCCAGAGAAAAGGCCACTGCTCGAGGAGGCTTTTCATCTTATCACCTCCTCGGAGAATCCCCCTTTTTTAATCCTGCAAGCCCCTACCGGTTATGGGAAGACGCTCCTCAGCTTTGCTCTGACCGTTCATTCCCTCCGAGATGCCTCCATCTTTGACAGGGTGATTCACGTTCTCCCGATGCGTTCAATAATCGAGGACATCCAGAAAACTGCAGATGAGGCATTTGGCTTCTCCAGAACCAAGATGATGGGTTCGAGCGGCGAGTTTCTCCATCTCTTCCCACTCAATATAACCACCGCTGACACCTTCACCCGGGATCTGCTGAAGCTCAACACGAAGAAGAGACACCGGATTAAAGCGGGTAGGGAGTTTGGCTACGATTATTTGACTCAGGCCTCGATACTGACGTCGCTTGTAATCTTCGATGAAGCTCACTTCCTCCTTGAAGATGCATCAATGGTGACCGCGTTTCTGGCCATTGTTGAGTTTCTCACCTCCCAAAAGATCCCCATCGTGGTCATGACGGCCACCCTCTCAGAGGCCCACGGAAAAATCTTTGAGAAATACGCAAAGAAAAACGGCTACGACTTCCATGTTCTGTCTCCCAAAGAGGATGACCCCTTCATAGAGAGGGAGCTGAAAAAAGATATCGAGATAATGTTTGATTCGGGAAATCCACTCAATTTCATAGAGCCCGGAAAGAAAAACGCGATTATAGTGAACTCGGTTAAAAGGGCCGTCGAGCTGTTTAATAAAGCCAGAAACAACCCGGATATCTGGCCTGAAGGCAGAAGAATTATGCTAATCCACGGCAGGATGACACCAAGCCACAAACGAGAGCTCATCAAACGCCTTAGGGAATGGAAAAACGAGGGAAATTTCCTCCTCATCGGAACACAGGCGGTTGAGGCTGGTGTTGATTTTTCAGTTGACCTCATGGTAACCGATAGAGCCCCCATAAATTCCCTCCTCCAGCGATTTGGTAGAGTGGCCAGGTATGGAAGCGAGATGAAGGCTGAGATAATCGTCCTTGAAGACGCCCCCTGCGGACCATACCTAGGGGATAAAGTCGAAAGGACAGTAAAATTAATGAAGGAACATCAGATCCTTCCAAGGGTGCCAGACACTTACCAGGCAATAGTCACGGAGGTTCATGGGAAAAAACCGGTTTCTATCACCAGGAACGTCAACCGGGAGCTTAAGGGGAGACTGTTCAGACTTATGGTAGATCCAACCAAGAGGGCCCCTCAAGTTCTGAGCACTATAGAGAGCTTAACAGCCAGTGGAACCCCAATCATGAGGGGCTTCCTGATTCCGCTTTCAGTAGGGGATGAGGCCGTGCTGATAACTCCCTCCAAGCTGGTGGAACTTTACTCCAAGAGAAGAGTAGAGATTAATGGTTGGAAAGGCGGGATACAAAGCCTGAAAGACGCGTATAACATAGCAAAATCCATCGCGCTCGGGGAGGAAGTTGATGTTGTTTTCATGGGTGAATACGACTGGGAGCGTGGTATCCCATGA
- the cas1b gene encoding type I-B CRISPR-associated endonuclease Cas1b: MRKRSLTLFSNGNLFRRENTLYFENAQGRKPLAVEGIYDIYVYGHVNISSQALHFLAQKRIAVHFFNHYGFYDGSFYPKEKLHSGDLVIKQAEHYLDREKRLELARLFVKGSALNMERNLKRWKVADGFSELLDEFFEELENAKKITDVMNVEARIRAEYYSRWDDHLPEGFRIVKRTRRPPGNEMNALISFLNSRLYATVVSELYNTQLVPTVSYLHEPDERRFSLALDLSEIFKPIIADRIATRLVKQGIIRKEHFRSELNGVLLTKEGMRTVLEHYNKELSKSVKHPSLKKNVTKQRLIRLEAYKLIKHLVGVKDYEPLVAWF, from the coding sequence ATGAGAAAGCGCTCCCTCACCCTCTTTTCCAACGGGAACCTCTTCCGGAGGGAGAACACGCTCTACTTCGAGAACGCTCAGGGGAGGAAGCCTCTGGCAGTTGAAGGCATCTACGACATCTACGTTTACGGCCACGTGAACATAAGCTCCCAGGCCCTCCATTTTCTGGCGCAGAAGAGGATAGCGGTGCACTTCTTCAACCACTACGGCTTTTATGATGGGAGCTTTTACCCCAAAGAGAAGCTCCACTCCGGAGACCTGGTCATCAAGCAGGCCGAGCACTACCTCGACCGGGAAAAGCGGCTTGAGCTAGCGAGACTCTTCGTCAAGGGCTCTGCCCTCAACATGGAGAGGAATTTGAAGCGCTGGAAGGTCGCTGATGGATTTTCGGAGCTTCTGGACGAGTTCTTTGAAGAACTTGAGAATGCGAAAAAGATAACCGACGTCATGAACGTCGAGGCGAGGATAAGGGCGGAATACTACTCGCGCTGGGACGATCATCTGCCAGAGGGATTCAGGATAGTCAAGCGGACGAGAAGGCCGCCGGGGAACGAGATGAACGCGCTGATAAGCTTCCTTAATTCGAGGCTCTACGCCACCGTAGTGAGCGAGCTCTACAACACCCAGCTGGTTCCGACGGTGAGCTACCTCCACGAGCCCGATGAGAGGCGCTTCTCTTTAGCGCTAGACTTAAGCGAGATATTCAAGCCGATAATAGCCGACAGAATAGCGACGCGCCTCGTGAAGCAGGGGATAATCAGGAAGGAACACTTTAGGAGCGAGCTTAACGGCGTTCTGCTGACTAAGGAGGGGATGAGGACAGTTCTAGAGCACTACAACAAGGAGCTTAGTAAGAGTGTAAAACACCCCAGCCTTAAAAAGAACGTCACGAAGCAGAGGCTGATAAGGCTTGAGGCGTACAAGCTGATCAAACACCTCGTCGGGGTTAAGGATTACGAGCCTCTAGTGGCGTGGTTTTGA
- a CDS encoding AAA family ATPase yields MKPPFVYGRKVGREHFADREEELEKLKIAVTSGQNVIIYSPRRYGKSSLVSIALDELGEKVYPIEVDCSGILTKKELAERISSAAIRTWKGRVEEFLRRLFKTTTPRITIGKRLGVEFIVGEENTAFEEALKLPKRLAEITGKRVVVVFDEFQEVSNLGKDVLPKMRAEFQKHKEVTYVFVGSKQGMMREIFQSPRSPFYNFGMHMILRRIPEEKFRPFIENKFRESGLKIDDGLIESVLGITKGHPHYTQMLCYRLWLNAILSKRGHISREDLEKAVEEILNETSEFFEEVWDSLTINQRRLLVAIARNESDFYSRDFLNRYGFERTSTVQAALKALKEKELIVRENGRYLIENPLFELWILRVSGG; encoded by the coding sequence ATGAAGCCGCCCTTCGTCTACGGGAGAAAGGTAGGCAGGGAGCACTTTGCGGACAGGGAAGAAGAGCTTGAAAAGCTCAAAATAGCCGTAACGAGCGGTCAGAACGTTATCATATACTCCCCGAGGCGCTATGGAAAGAGCTCCCTCGTGAGCATTGCCCTGGACGAACTTGGGGAGAAAGTGTATCCGATAGAAGTTGACTGCTCGGGAATCCTAACCAAGAAAGAGCTCGCCGAGAGAATAAGCTCGGCAGCGATAAGAACGTGGAAAGGCCGAGTGGAGGAGTTCCTGAGGAGGCTGTTTAAAACAACAACGCCCAGAATTACCATCGGGAAAAGACTCGGCGTGGAGTTCATTGTGGGGGAGGAAAACACCGCCTTCGAAGAGGCTCTAAAGTTGCCAAAGCGTCTCGCGGAGATCACGGGAAAGAGGGTCGTGGTCGTTTTCGATGAATTCCAGGAAGTGAGCAACCTCGGAAAAGACGTCCTCCCGAAGATGCGCGCTGAGTTCCAGAAACATAAGGAAGTAACCTACGTCTTCGTGGGGAGCAAGCAGGGGATGATGCGCGAGATATTCCAGTCCCCTCGCAGTCCGTTCTACAATTTTGGGATGCACATGATCCTCAGGAGAATCCCGGAGGAGAAGTTCAGGCCCTTCATAGAAAACAAATTCAGAGAGAGCGGGCTTAAGATTGACGACGGGCTAATAGAATCTGTGCTGGGGATAACCAAGGGACATCCCCACTACACGCAGATGCTGTGCTACCGGCTGTGGTTGAACGCCATCCTCTCGAAAAGGGGGCATATATCCAGAGAAGACCTAGAGAAAGCGGTTGAAGAGATACTTAACGAAACAAGCGAGTTCTTTGAGGAGGTATGGGACTCCCTGACAATTAACCAGCGGAGACTCCTCGTTGCGATAGCGCGGAATGAGAGCGACTTCTACTCAAGGGACTTTCTTAATCGGTACGGTTTTGAAAGAACTTCAACGGTTCAGGCGGCGTTGAAGGCCCTTAAAGAAAAGGAGCTGATAGTGCGGGAAAACGGAAGATACTTGATAGAAAATCCCCTCTTTGAGCTCTGGATACTTAGGGTAAGCGGGGGCTAG
- the cas4 gene encoding CRISPR-associated protein Cas4, producing the protein MEGYPLTDLLIRGTEINYLFICPTKLWYFSKGITMEQESEWVDLGKFFHERRYASEEKEVRVGSIKIDFIRRGDTIEVHEVKLGKAMEKAHEMQALYYLYYLKRLGIKAKAVLHYPKLNETKEITLDGREEEVEAAILEVQRIESLPAPPEPVKSRKCKKCAYYELCWV; encoded by the coding sequence ATGGAGGGATACCCTCTCACCGATCTCCTCATCCGCGGCACCGAGATCAACTACCTCTTCATCTGCCCCACGAAGCTCTGGTACTTCTCGAAGGGCATCACCATGGAGCAGGAGAGCGAGTGGGTTGACCTTGGTAAATTTTTCCACGAGAGGCGCTATGCCAGCGAGGAGAAGGAAGTTCGGGTCGGCAGCATAAAGATAGACTTCATCCGGAGGGGGGACACCATAGAAGTCCACGAAGTCAAGCTCGGGAAGGCGATGGAGAAGGCCCACGAAATGCAGGCGCTTTACTACCTTTACTATCTCAAGAGGCTCGGCATCAAGGCAAAAGCGGTTCTCCACTACCCGAAGCTCAACGAGACGAAGGAGATAACCCTTGACGGCAGGGAGGAGGAAGTGGAGGCGGCAATTCTGGAAGTTCAAAGGATAGAATCACTCCCAGCTCCACCAGAGCCGGTGAAATCAAGGAAATGTAAAAAGTGCGCCTACTACGAGCTGTGCTGGGTTTGA
- the cas5a gene encoding type I-A CRISPR-associated protein Cas5a, which produces MKVKLRPTGVIALRALPQSKMRTALRYVPPTTLIGAIAYPLLHISGDRRETIYERKTFKSKAESAMGLFKWTTIKTESKPKLYGSLLKINTIYQREKKVQSAVTSFPFAVLYGESSNSLTVVYLIDEEALSESTYSTKDLERAAWGITRLGSRESVVSAEDVNRGKAKIQEVNEAKTKYAFPFKGVDIRGKGTLQTVVDWRSGIGDYSNARRIVMFYPEGRVEVQGKLSIAELDGEVIILAS; this is translated from the coding sequence TTGAAAGTTAAGCTGAGGCCCACGGGAGTAATAGCCCTCCGCGCCCTCCCCCAGAGCAAGATGAGAACGGCGCTTCGCTACGTTCCACCCACCACACTGATAGGGGCAATAGCGTATCCACTCCTCCATATCAGTGGCGACAGGAGGGAGACCATTTACGAGAGGAAAACCTTCAAGAGCAAAGCGGAATCCGCAATGGGCCTCTTCAAATGGACCACCATCAAGACAGAGAGCAAACCAAAGCTCTATGGTTCTCTATTGAAGATTAACACAATTTATCAACGTGAGAAAAAAGTTCAGAGTGCGGTAACCTCGTTCCCCTTCGCGGTGCTGTACGGTGAATCCAGCAACTCGCTAACGGTCGTGTATCTTATCGATGAAGAAGCTCTCTCTGAGAGCACCTACAGCACGAAAGACCTGGAGAGGGCCGCGTGGGGAATAACGAGGCTCGGCTCAAGGGAATCAGTAGTCAGCGCCGAAGACGTGAATAGAGGGAAAGCAAAGATTCAAGAAGTCAATGAAGCCAAAACGAAGTACGCCTTTCCCTTTAAAGGCGTTGATATTCGCGGGAAAGGAACACTCCAGACGGTCGTTGACTGGCGCTCGGGAATCGGCGACTATTCCAACGCTAGGCGCATTGTAATGTTCTATCCAGAAGGAAGAGTTGAAGTCCAGGGGAAGCTGTCGATTGCAGAGTTAGACGGGGAGGTGATCATCCTTGCTTCTTGA
- the cas7a gene encoding type I-A CRISPR-associated protein Cas7/Csa2: protein MFLSVGVRFEANVEALNMVETAGNYGKHRRVPYLVEEDGRLKTVYVPAMSGESLAHAYQEHLVNEALSADLPVCDDCWRMEFYKSMNKVHLKKKVDPIPDDPKKIEEAIVKACVVEDVGGFLYAEKPPVRRSSAFQVSYALPVKSVALFATSEPQLHARHAQMDASSKKGNASEQMIYYVETGTALYGFTFNLDLDAVGVSAITSKPILDENEIKKRREASLKALFRMLSSGQFGAKLSRFFPVGGITELVVSVTEHPFVVTSPIYDDYLEKTQRRLKVLESFGEEYLFTAATGEKVPEEALKEAIDYLHEKGAF, encoded by the coding sequence ATGTTCTTGAGCGTTGGAGTTAGGTTTGAGGCCAACGTCGAGGCCCTCAACATGGTCGAAACCGCCGGAAACTACGGCAAGCACAGGCGCGTTCCCTACTTAGTCGAGGAAGACGGAAGGCTAAAGACGGTCTACGTCCCAGCCATGAGCGGTGAGAGCCTGGCCCATGCCTACCAAGAGCATCTCGTTAATGAGGCCCTCTCCGCAGATCTGCCGGTCTGCGATGACTGCTGGAGGATGGAGTTCTACAAGTCCATGAACAAGGTTCATCTTAAGAAGAAGGTTGATCCGATTCCAGACGATCCCAAGAAGATCGAAGAGGCCATCGTAAAGGCCTGCGTCGTTGAAGATGTCGGCGGCTTCCTTTATGCCGAGAAACCACCAGTTAGGAGGAGCTCAGCCTTCCAGGTAAGCTACGCCCTTCCAGTCAAGTCGGTCGCTCTATTCGCCACTTCCGAGCCGCAGCTCCACGCCAGGCACGCCCAGATGGACGCATCGAGCAAAAAGGGCAACGCCTCCGAGCAGATGATATACTACGTCGAAACCGGAACCGCGCTCTACGGTTTCACCTTCAACCTCGACCTCGATGCGGTAGGCGTAAGCGCGATAACCTCGAAGCCAATACTCGATGAGAACGAAATTAAGAAGAGACGCGAAGCATCACTAAAGGCACTCTTCAGGATGCTTTCCTCAGGCCAGTTTGGGGCCAAGCTCTCCCGCTTCTTCCCGGTTGGAGGCATAACCGAGCTCGTTGTGTCAGTTACGGAGCACCCATTCGTCGTCACCTCGCCGATTTACGATGACTACCTAGAGAAAACCCAGAGAAGGTTAAAGGTCCTTGAGAGCTTTGGAGAAGAGTACCTATTCACGGCCGCCACGGGCGAAAAGGTTCCCGAAGAGGCCCTGAAGGAAGCGATTGACTACCTCCATGAGAAGGGAGCCTTCTGA